CGATGTTGTTCATGGCGTCGGCCGTCGCCCTGTCACCTGCCTGGCGATCGGCGGCCACCGCGCCGTTGTACGTGATGCGAGACCACTGAGGTACATCCCGTGAACAGCCCTCCCACCCATGCTCCGATCCTCATCATCGACGATCACGCCGACATACGGCTGGCCATGAGCATGCTGTTGCGAAGCGAAGGCTTCAGCGTTGTCGAGGCCGCGTCCCCGGAGTCCGCGTGTGCGATCGCGGCGAGCCAGGCGTTCTCCTGTGCCCTGGTCGATCTGAACTACACCGCGGACACGACCTCCGGCCACGAAGGACTTGCACTGGTGGCCCGCTTGCGCGAGCTGGCGCCAGGCATGGCGCAGGTGGTGATGACCGCATGGGGAAGTATTGACCTGGCGGTGCAGGCGATGCATCGGGGTGCCGCGGATTTCATCGAGAAGCCATGGAACCGCGACCGTTTGCTGCATACGCTAAGGGCACAGCTGAACCTGCATGACGTGAGCGAGGAGAACCGCCGACTGCGCGCGGAATGCGCACTCCACCGAGCTGGAACGGATGGCGTGTGCATGACGGAATCCTCCGCCATGCGCCGCGTGCTTGAACTGGTCGATCGTATCGCCGCCGGTGATGCGAACGTGCTCGTGCTGGGTGAAAATGGTACGGGAAAGTCCATGCTGGCCCGGGACATCCACGCACACTCCCCTCGCGCCCTGTGCCCTTTCATCCGGGTCGACATGGGTAGCCTGCCCGAAGCGCGGTTCATGGACGACATGTTTGGCGACGAATCGTGGCAGCGGCCCGGTCGCTTTGAACTCGCGCACCGTGGCAGCCTGGTGCTTGAAGAGATTTCCACGATTCCCGTGTTCCAGCAGGTGAAGTTGTTGCGTGTGCTGGAGGAGGGTGAGCTCGAGCGGCACGGTTCCGGGTTGACCCGGCGGGTAGATGTGCGGGTTATTTCCACGACCAACACCGATCTGGAAGCAGCGGCGCGGGCGAGCCGCTTTCGCCTGGATCTTCTCTACCGACTCAATGCGATGCAGGTGCGGCTGCCCGCGTTGCGTGAACGTCAGGAAGACATCATCCCTCTCGCGCGCCACTTCCTGCTCCGCGAATGCCGAAGGCTCGGGCGCGATGCCGCCCGGCTGTCACCATTCGCCGAGCGCGCCATGCGCGCTTACCCTTGGCCGGGCAATATCCGCGAACTCGAGCACACGATCGAACGCGCCGTGCTGGCGACGACAGGAGGCGAGATCGACCTCGATGCGTTGGCGTTGCAGCGCCAGGACGATGCCCCGCTCCTGCTCGATCGCATCACACTGCCGGAGGCAGAGGAGTTGCTGATCCAGCAGGCACTCGAGCGGAACGACAACAACCTGCAGCGTGCGGCCGACGCCCTCGGCATTTCGCGTCAGTCGCTTTATCGCCGCCTCGACAAGCGGCGTTTGAAAGATCCTTTCGAATCGGTGGAGTAAGGAGCAGGCGTCGTGGCTAGCGATCCACCGCCGCTGCCGAGCTTTGGCCCCACCCCTGCACTGGGCGCCGCGCTTTGGGCGCTGGGTTTCATTGCCCCGGTGACCGCCGCCGCCTTCGCCGTCGCATGGGATCCGGCGGCGCCACCGCTTGTGCGCGCCGTCTTGCTCGCATCAGGTGTCGGCGGCTCACTCCTGGTCGGGTGGATTGGCGGCCGGCGTATTCTTGAGTCGTTGCGAACGGTCTCGGATTTGTTGGGTGCGCTTCGGGAAGGCGACTATGGCCTGCGCGGCCACGTCCGTCCGGGTTACGACCCGTTGCAAGGGCTGATCGCGGGCGTGAACGAACTCTCCGATGAGCTACGCCATGGTCGCCTCGCACGCACGGCGGCATCGCGCTTTCTTGGCAAGACACTGGTCGCATTGCACAGCGCAGTCATCGTCGTGGATGGCGAAGGCACCATTCGCTTGATCAACCCGGCCGCCAGGCGCCTGGTGGGTGCCGAGCGCAAGGCTGTCGTCGGCATGGCTCCGGCCATGCTGGGTTTCGCCGAGGCGATGGACGCTCCTGATGGCAGTGTGTTCGCGCACCGCTTTCCCACGGCGACCGGCCGTTGGGCGGTGCGCCGTGCTACCTGGTACAGCGAAGGTCGCCAGCACACGCTCGTTATGCTCCACGACCTCAGTTCCGTACTCAGCGAAGAGGAGCACCGCGCATGGCAGCGATTGGTGCGCGTGTTGAGCCACGAATTGAACAACTCGCTCACGCCCATCGGTTCACTCGCCGATACGCTCAGTCGGCTGGTTGAGCGGCACGGAGCGGATATACCCCAGGTCGAGTTGCATGCCGGCCTGGAAGCCATTGCGCGGCGCTCGGGTTCGCTCGCGCGTTTCGTGGGGGGATACGGCATGCTGGCTCGCCTGCCACCGTTGTCCGTGCAGCCGTTCCGACTGGACATCGCGCTTTCGCGCCTGGCGCAACTGGAGCGGCGCGTGCCGGTGGTTATCGACGGCCGGGTTGCCCTGTGCGTGCATGGCGACGAAGACCAGCTGGGCCAGGTGTTCATCAACCTTATGCGCAACGCGGCGGAATCCGCCTTGCTAACCGGCGGTGGCGTGCATATCGACTGGCAGGCCGAGGCCGGCGAGGCCTGTATCCAGGTCGTGGATGAGGGCATAGGGCTCCCGGTCAGCGATTCCTTGTTCGTGCCGTTCTTCACGACCAAGCACGAAGGATCCGGCATTGGACTGAGCCTGGTGCGGCTCATCATCGAAGCCCATGGGGGAACCGTCGGGCTTGCCAACCGTACCGATGCGCGTGGCGCTATTGCGACGGTGCGGTTAAAGCTGGCCACGTGACCAGGCGTCCGGAAGCGGACAGGGCTGTCCGCTTCCGGACGCGCCGCGTGACCGGAATCGGACCTCGGTCGTGGAAAGGTCCCGCATGCGGCCATCCGCAGCTTTCGAGGCGTGGCAAACCGATTGTGCGCGAAACGCGGAGCAACCTAGATTCGCCCCGCACACGCACTTCCGGCGTTGCGCACGCACCGGTCAAGGAGACCTCCATGCATCCGATTCTCTTGCTCCAGGGTCTCGACACGAGTGGCCGGGAAGTACCCGGCATCGAAACCAACCTGGGAAGCTCGTATAGCGGCGCGGGTTGCATCGCGGGCCCCGCCGATTCGGGCGAAGGGTAACGGGGCACTGGCTCACGAGCGGTACGAGAGGCGCCCTGTGCCCGGTTCCCACCTGGCACAGGCGCTTTGTCAGTCAACGGGAGGCAGAGGCTCCCGTACCGGCGTCCGGGCCGGTACGGGGCCTGGGCCCGCTCCGGACGAGGATAGGCACCGCATGGAGCGACACAGGCAGTTGTGGGCATACACCGCGGTGGATGCCGAATTTTTTGAACCGTACGCCCGCCACCCCATCGCGCCCGACGATTTCGCAGACATGGTGGGCCGCCAGCTCCCCGCGGGATGGACGTTGCAGCGCTCAGGCCCATGGCTCCAGGCGCAGCCACCGGCGTGCCGGCTGCCCGTCCAGGGCTGGAAGATTCACGTGGCATCGGTCGCGGCGACCGCAAGGATCGTGCTTGCGATCACGACCGCGATCCTCGTGGCCAACGACGTGGCGTTCAAGTTCGCGGGTGACCTCCGCCTGCTCGGGGCGATCAATGGGAAGCGCTGGCCAAGGGGCGGGGCAGGGAAATTCGTCACGGTCTACCCCGCCGACCTGCGGATGTTTCATCGGATCCTGGACGATCTTGCCGAGGCACTGGGCGGTTATGTGGGCCCACACGTACTTACGGATCGAAGGCACCCCCACTGTCCCATCGTGTCGTACCGATATGGGGGTATGTTGAGCGACTATCGGGTGGATGGTCGCGGGCGCCGGGAGTGGCTCCTGCGTCGGCCGGATGGCGGCACGGAGCCGGATGATCGCGAGCCACGTTACCGCGTGCCCGATTGGCTCGCCGACCCCCTGGGTAGTGAGGCAGGCGGCGATGGGGATGCCCCGTTGCTATGCCGCGGCCGGTTCCGGCCCCTTGGGGCCCTCGCATTCTCGGCGGCGGGTGGCGTCTATATCGCCGATGATCTCTACGAAGGGCGCCGCGTGGTGATCAAGGAGGCGCGTCACTATATCGGCGCCGCCGAACCGGCGACGGCCAGCCTGCGCAAGGAGTTCAGGCTACTCCGCCGGCTGGCCCCGCACGGCGTAGCACCACGGCCCATCGCCTACTTTCGCGAATGGGAGCACAGCTTCCTTGCCGAGGAGTTGCTCGAGGGTGAGACGCTCCGCCTGTGGCTGGGGCGTCGCTATCCAGCGCTGCGCATCGAGCCATCGCGCGCCGACGTCGCCGCGTACTTCGACGACCTGTGCCGTGTGTTCGAATCGTTCGCCGCGGCACTCGATCGCGTGCACGGTGCAGGCATCTCGGTGGGTGACCTGTCATTCCACAACATCATCGTCGACGCTGCGGGTAGCGTGCGACTAATCGATCTGGAGACGGCGGTCGAACACGACTTCGACACGGTCGCCAATGCATGGACGCCAGGTTTCGCTTCACGCCATGCATCGCGTAGTACGCATGGTTCGGCCGTCGCATCCGATCGGTATGCCTTCGGTGCCAATCTGTTCGCGGCTTGCGCGCCGGTGAATGCGCTGCTCGCGCTTGACGCCGGTGCGTTGTCCCGCTTCCTGGCGCAGTTCGTGGAAGACCTGGGGTATCCGCAGGCATACGCCGACATGGTGGTTGCCCTGACTCATCCCGATCCGCTGCGCCGTCCCGACCCCGTAAAGGCCATGGCGACGTTGCGCGAAGCCGTCGTGGCCATGCCGCGGGACACGCAGCCGGTGCCACACCGGGCCCGGCCTGGCGTGCCCGCACCAGGCACCGGTGAGCGTGTACTTGCCTACCTGGAGCATCAGGCCCTGGCGCCACGTCACGACCGCTTCGTGCCAGCAGGGCCTGAAATCTTCGAGTCGCACCCATACGGCGTAGCGCACGGGGCAGCCGGCGTGTTGCACGCGTACCAGCGGCTCGGGATGCGTGCCCCATCCAACCTGCTGCCGTGGCTTTGTTCCGGCGTGCGGGGCCAGCGTGAACTGGGTGGGGGCCTGATGGGCGGCGCAGGTGGCATCGCGTGGACATTGTTCGACGCATGCGAATCCGACCTCGCCATGACCCTGCTCCGCGGCACGCCACTGGAGGGCGCGGTACGCGAGGACCCTGGGCTCGATGACGGTATCGCGGGCTGGGGCATGGCACGGCTGAAAGCGTGGCTGGCTACCGCCGAACGGTCGTGCCTGGCGGCCGCTTGCGAGGCTGGCGCGCTGTTGCTGGCGCGCGCTGAGGTCAGTAACGGCCTGTTGCATTGGCCAGTCGGCGAACGGCAGCCTCTGGGCCTGGGCTACGGGGCAAGTGGCATCGCCCTCTTCATGCTGCATCTCCACCTGGCGACCGGTGAGGAGCGTTACCTCGACGCATCGCGCCGTGCGCTCGATTTTGACCTGGCACAGGCCGTGCCGGGGATCGATGGGACCAGCTCCTGGCCGGCGTGGGTCGGCTCGGGCACGGTATTGCCTTACCTGCGCGAAGGGACGGCCGGCGTACTCGCCGTCGCCGCCAGGCTCTACGCATGCACGGGAGACGCGCGCTACCGCCAGGCGATCGTCGCTACCGAGCGAGATCTCTTCCGTAGGCATGCGATTCGCCCCGGTGTGTTCGATGGCCTGGCCGGCCTGGGCGAAACCCTGCTCGATCTTGCCGTGTTCGTGCCCGACCGCGCGGCGCTGTACATGGACCATGCTCGCAGCGTTGCATGCGGGATCGAACCGTTCCTCCTGCCTCGCGATCAGGGCTTCGCCGTGCCGGGTGCCGAACTGGCACGCGTTTCGTGCGACCTCGCCACGGGCAACGCAGGCGTCGGAAGCTTCCTCCTGCGTCTCACGCAAGGCGGCGCGGCGTCGTTCATGCTTGACGAGGCCATGCCCGCCGCCACGCAATCGCGTTGCGTGGCGGCATGAGCCGCTACAGGCGGAACTTCGCCTCCGCCAGCCACGTGCGCGAGGGGTAAGGGTAATACACGTAGTAACGGCGGTTGGTCAGGTTATCCACACCCACGCTCAGCGCCACATGCTCGCTCACCGTCCAGCCGACCTTCGCATCGAAGGTGAGGAAATCGCTGGCGCCACCGAACGTATCCGGATCGATATCGCTGTGGTCGAGTGTGTTGTACTGCCGGCCGGAATAGCGGCCGGCGAGCGTCAGCGCGACGCTTTCGCTTGCGTGCATCGTCGCGACCAGGTTGGCCCGCCAGCGGGGTATGCGATAGAACTGCTTGCCTTCGGACGCCGGGTTGCGGTGGTTCCGTACAGTCGTCGCCTGTGTATAGGCGGCATTGGCCGTGAGATCGAGCCAAGGCATGAAAACGCCGGTGCTGTCGTAACTCGCCTCGGCGCCGCGCGTGCGAACCAGGTCGACGTTCTGCACGCTGGTGACATTGGGAAACACCGTCGTATCGGTCTGGCTGAAAAGCGTATTGCGCGTATCGCTGCGGAAGACGGTAAACCGCGTCACGCTGTTCCGCCGGTACCATTCGGCAGAGAGCTCGCGCGAGAGATCGTTCTCTGGCTTAAGGTTCGGGTCGTTGTTGACCAGGCTTATGCCGTTGAACGTACCCTGGAACAGCTCGTTCACGGTGGGGAAGCGGTACGCGCGGGCGCCTGACAAGCGCAGCGTCAGCGCATCGCTGGCCGCATAAGCCAGCGATACCTTGGGCGACGTGTGTGTTTCCTTGCGTTCCGGGTAGCCGGTGCTGGCCGTCGCCGTCGCGCGGGTCCCGTTGAAGGCTCGCCACTGCTCGTAGCGCGCACCCGCCGTCAGGCGCCACCGTTCGGCCAACTGCCAGGCATCCTGTACGTAGAGCGCCTGCGTCTGCGTGCTCCCGCCATTGGATGTCGTCAGCGCGCCTGCATCACCGCGACGCCATGCGTCGAGTGCGTACGTTGCGTTATCCAGCCGGTAGCCGTCGTAGTGGTAACCAAAGCTCACGGTGTGCGTGTTCGGGGCCATGCTGTCGGGCGTGTGGCTCGCCCGGATATCCAGGGTGCGCCAGCGGCTGCCATCGCCCGCGGTCAGCAGGCCAGGGCCGTCATACGTCACACCACTCGCCGTGCGGTCGCGGTTCTGGTCCATGTCGAAGTACGACACGTTGCCCTCCACGTTCCAGCCCGTATCGCGGTGCGTGCCGAGGGAAAGGCCGTACAGGTAATTGCGGCTTTGTCGCGTCGACGGCGCAAAGAAGTTGGTAGGAAGCGTGTACTGGCGGCCATCAATACTTACCGGTCCCGACCAGACAGGGTTGCCGGTCGCATCGCGCAGGAAGGTATCCGTACGGTGCGACAGGTCCTGTTTCCAGTAGCCCAGGGTGGCTGCGGCCGTGAGCTCGGGCGTCACGTCATAGGTCAACCGCGCATGGGCCTCGTCCTGGCTCGTCGCTTCCTGGCCTTCGGCATTGATGCCGAGCACTTCGCGTGGCAACCCGGTGGCCCCGGTGTCACCGATCGCGCCAGTGACGGGGCGGTTCACGCCCACGGTGGTGGAACGATTCTGCACGGCATAAACCAGCGGCTGCCCGTTGGACTGCAGGTGAGACACACCTATCAGGAAGGCGAAGCGCCCGCTGCGATCGCCGATCGTGGCGCTCTGCTTGCTGCCGCCGTAGTCCCGGTCCACGCCATAGGTATGGACATGCTGGGTGAACGCCTGGACATCGCCGGTGACTTCGAGCCTGTCGGGCATGCGCGTGGTCATCACGACCGTCGCGCCAATGCTGTTACCGGGGTACAAGGCCGAGTAGGCGCCGTAGATGACATCGATACGTGCCAGGTTCTCCGCGAAAGCCATGGACCAGCGTGGTGGGTTCGCCCAGTTATTGCCGAGCAGGTTGGAGAGCAGCAACCCATCGAGGTACACCAGCCCGCGAGCGCTTTGCTGGTTGCTCGTGCCGCGTACGGAGAAGGTGGCGTTCTCGTCGCCGACGAAACGCTTGCGGATACCGAAAGCGGGCAGGTACTTCAGCGCGTCCTCGGTATTGACGATGTTCAGCCGCTCCAGCTTCGCGGGCGTGATCGTCTCCACGGCGGCCGGCATGTCGGGATCCACCGCCGTTCCGTGGCTGGTCGCGGAAACCCGCACTTCGTGCAGATTGGTCGTGGGGGGCGGAAGATCGGGCGTGCTGGTGGCGTGCGCGGCAAACGTGCCAGCGCTTAAGGCGCAGGCGATGGCGCGCGCCAGCGCGCGTCCCTCGTTGGAAAGGAAAGGCATGGGGTCAAAGTCCGTAGGTCGGTGGCGTACAGCGGGATCGATGGCGATCAGGCGTGCGCGGCGACCGGCGGACCTCGTGGGTGGGTGTGGAAGATGGTTTGCGGGCTGAACGCGCGGTTGGGGGGCGTCAGCTCAAGGCCATCGAGGGAAAGTACGGGTACCCCGCCGGCGTGAATGGCACCCGCCAGGCCCGGGTGGTGCGCGAACAACGTGCAGTAGCCGCAGGCGGCACCGCCATCGTCGTGCGCACCTGCACCCTCGTCGCCATGATGAGGGGCATCGGCGGCTTCGCACCACGCGCCCAGGTCGGGGAAACGCCACGCGTCGATGCGCGAGAGCGTGGGGGCGAGCGCGGCGAGCCAGACGGCGACCAGCGCCATCCATCCCCACCATCGTTGCCTTGCCGCGCTACGACGCACGTGGCGTCCCCTCTTGCAAACCCCGGACCCGGGTCCAGGGATGATGGCACGGACCGGGGTTAACGGAATGCGACACGGTGTCGCTCCCCGCCGACCTGCGGTGCTTACGTACGCCTGGCGGCCGCCGGATCGGGCAACGGCGGCACGGCCGGTGGCGTGGCGACTGCGGGCGGTTCGCGCAGGCACAGCACGATCAGGATGGCGACCGTGCCAACGCAACTGGCGAGCAGGAAACCATCCAGGATCGACAAGGTGTACGCCTGCCCGCGGATGGCGGCAGCTACCAGCCCGGCGCCGCGCGCCTCGGCCGTACCGGTGCCCTGCGAAAGGTGCCCCACCGCGGTGGCATAGGCATTGAGGCGCGCATCGGTCAGCGGGGAATCCCCCTGCACGTGCTGGCCAATCAGGTTCGAGTGGTACTGCTCGGCCTTGCGGGTGAAGGAGATGATCAGCGACGTACCCAGCTCGCCACCGAACAAGCGCGCGGTCTGGATGATCGCGCCAAAGGTAATGCCGTCGGTGGGCCCCACGTGGTGGGCAAAGAAGTAGACCACGGCCGTGAGCTCCAGCGTTTCACCCACCGCCTGCAGGAGTAGCGCCACCTTGAAGTCACCTTCGGCCCACTCGGAAGTGATGCCGGTGGCGAGGAGAAAGCCCGCCGTGGCGATGGCGAAGCCAACGCCGATGGCAAACCGGGCATCGATCCGGTTGAGCAGCCACGCGACCGTGGGCGCGATGATGAGTTGGGGCAGGGCTACCCACAGCAACGCGTTCCCCACCTCGAGCGGGCGGAGGCCGCGCACCTGGATCAGGAAGTTGGCCACCAGCGTGTTGCTGGATGTGACCAGGAAGCGTGTGCACAGTACGAGCAGGATGCACAGCATGACGTTACGGCGGATAAGCAGGCCAAAATCGACGCTCGGCGCAGGCAGCGTCGTCTCGTGCAGCAAGAAGAGGCCGAGGGCAATGATGCCTGCAGCAAGCACGCCCACGATGAATGACGACGAGAACCAATCGAGCCGGTCGCCCTGGTCCAGCGCTATGTAAATCAGGGTAAAGCCGATGGCGCCTGTGACCATGCCGCGGAAGTCGCCACCGCGCAGGTAATCCCAATCGATGGGGATGCGGCGCAGGCCGAACCAGTAAAGGAACAGCATGGGGATGGCGACCAGCGTGTTCTGCCAGAAGATCCACGCCCACTGCACGTGCTCGACGTACCAGCCCTCGAGGGAGCTGGCGACGTTGAGGCCAAGGATGATGTTCATCGCATACGCGGCCAGGCCCCATGGCCATAACGAACGTGGCAGGCTCAGCAGGATGAACGAGGCGGTGAGCGGAATAAACGTGCCGGAGCCTAGGCCGGCGATGCATTGCAGCACCAGCAGGCTACGCAGGTCCGGGGCGAAGGGTATGAGGAATTCGGCGACACCGTACGCGACGCAGCCGGCCAACAACACGCGCCGCGGGCTGAAGGCGCGGCCCAGGAATATGGCCAGGGGGCCGATGAACATTTGTGATGCGGCAAATGCCGTCGGAATCCACGCGCCCTCGTCGAACCCCGCGCTTACGGCGCCGCGCACGTCGGAAAGGCCGATCGAGGTCAGGCGTGAGGTAAGCGTGGTGGCGATGGCGCCAATCAGCACCGCCACGATGCCAAGCCAGGGCAACGGTGACGTGGCGGGCGCTTGCGCCGTAGGTGCGGCGACGGCGTTCATGGAGTGACCGACGCGCTGGCCTCGGGCTGGCGTGGCACGGGATCCCCCTCTTTCCAGCCACCGCCCAGCGCCTTTACCAGCGAGATCGCCGTAAGCAGGCGTTGCTGGTCGTTCTGGATCGTGGCGCGCTGGCTGGCCAGTGCCTGCCGTTCGGAATCCACGACTTCGAAGTAGCCGGCCAGGCCGCGGTCGTAGCGCGAACGCGACACCTTGGCAGCAGCGGTTGCGGCATCGACGGTGGCAGTGAGTGCGGTGCCTTGTTCCTGCAGCCACGCACTGTCGCTCAGCGCATCCTGCACCTCGCGGAATGCCTCGATACCGTCCTGCCGCCAGCGCGCGTAAGCGCCGCGATAGGCGGCCTGGGCGGCTTCGAGGCGGGCCTGGTTGCGGCCCCCTTCGAAGATCGGCAGGTGGATCGAGGGACCGATGCCCCACAGGCGGCTATCCCGCGCCGTCAGGTCGCCCACATCGTTGCTGGACAAGCCGGCGGAGGCGGTGAGTTGCACCGATGGGAAAAATGCGGTGCGTGCCACGCCGATGCGGGCGCTTGCCGCCGCCAGTGCGCGTTCATCGCTGGCGACATCGGGGCGCCGCGTCAGCAGGGTGGACGGCACGCCGGTGGGCACATCCGGTACCGTGGGAGTCCATGTCCGTGGCACGACATGGAAGTCGGGCGCATCGCGCGCCTCCAGCACAGCGAGCGCATGTTCGAGGTTGTCGCGGCGGCGGTGTGCATCAGCCAGGTCGGCGCGGGTCTGGGTGAGATCAGCACGTGCACGCAGCACATCCAGGTCACCGACCACGCCTGCGTGGGCACGGCGATCCGCCAGTTTCAGCGCGTCCTCGCGCAGGCTCACCGTCCGCACGAGTACATCGATGTCGCGATCGGCGCTACGCAGGGAGAAGTACGTCGATGCCGTGGTCGCGGAAAGGCTGAGCCGCAGCGCGGCGATGGTATCGGCGTTCGTTTCCACATCGGCCTGCGCCGCTTCCACACTGCGACGAACGCGGCCCCACAGGTCTACCTCGTAGGACACATCCACGGGTACCCGGTATAGCGTCGTCTCAAGTGCGGGCAGGGCGTTCGACACGGTGCCAGAGGTGCGGCCGCGCAGGTACAGCGGGTCGAGCGACACCTGGGGGAACTCATCCGCACGAGCCACCCCAAGCAGGGCACGGGTCTGGTCGTATCGCGCAAGCGCACCGGCCAAGTCCTGGTTGGCCGCGAGCGTCGCCTCGATGTGCCGGTCCAGCTCAACATCGCCGAACAGCGACCACCACGGGCCCGGCAACTCGCCCTGGCTCATTGGCGGGTGCTGCCACGCGGCCGGCGCCGGCCGTTCCGGGCGCTTGTAATCAGGCCCCAGCACGCAGCCGCCAAGCACCACGGCGCACAGCACGCACGCGGCGCGCGCCAGCGTCACTTCGTGTCCCCCGCGCGGATCTTCACGATCGTGGAAAGACCGGGCGGCAGGCGCTCACGGTAGCGACGCAGGTCATCGTCGCTGAAGAGAATTTTCACCGGTACGCGCTGGACCACCTTCGTGAAGTTACCGGTAGCGTTATCCGGCGGCAGCAGTGCGAACTGCGAACCCGAGGCCGGTGCGATGCTGTCGACATGGCCGATGAAGGTGATGCCGGGCAGGGCGTCCACCGTCATGCGCGCCTCGGTGCCGCGCTTCATGCCGTGCAGCTGGGTTTCCTTGT
Above is a genomic segment from Luteibacter aegosomatissinici containing:
- a CDS encoding sigma-54-dependent transcriptional regulator; the protein is MNSPPTHAPILIIDDHADIRLAMSMLLRSEGFSVVEAASPESACAIAASQAFSCALVDLNYTADTTSGHEGLALVARLRELAPGMAQVVMTAWGSIDLAVQAMHRGAADFIEKPWNRDRLLHTLRAQLNLHDVSEENRRLRAECALHRAGTDGVCMTESSAMRRVLELVDRIAAGDANVLVLGENGTGKSMLARDIHAHSPRALCPFIRVDMGSLPEARFMDDMFGDESWQRPGRFELAHRGSLVLEEISTIPVFQQVKLLRVLEEGELERHGSGLTRRVDVRVISTTNTDLEAAARASRFRLDLLYRLNAMQVRLPALRERQEDIIPLARHFLLRECRRLGRDAARLSPFAERAMRAYPWPGNIRELEHTIERAVLATTGGEIDLDALALQRQDDAPLLLDRITLPEAEELLIQQALERNDNNLQRAADALGISRQSLYRRLDKRRLKDPFESVE
- a CDS encoding sensor histidine kinase, coding for MASDPPPLPSFGPTPALGAALWALGFIAPVTAAAFAVAWDPAAPPLVRAVLLASGVGGSLLVGWIGGRRILESLRTVSDLLGALREGDYGLRGHVRPGYDPLQGLIAGVNELSDELRHGRLARTAASRFLGKTLVALHSAVIVVDGEGTIRLINPAARRLVGAERKAVVGMAPAMLGFAEAMDAPDGSVFAHRFPTATGRWAVRRATWYSEGRQHTLVMLHDLSSVLSEEEHRAWQRLVRVLSHELNNSLTPIGSLADTLSRLVERHGADIPQVELHAGLEAIARRSGSLARFVGGYGMLARLPPLSVQPFRLDIALSRLAQLERRVPVVIDGRVALCVHGDEDQLGQVFINLMRNAAESALLTGGGVHIDWQAEAGEACIQVVDEGIGLPVSDSLFVPFFTTKHEGSGIGLSLVRLIIEAHGGTVGLANRTDARGAIATVRLKLAT
- the lanKC gene encoding class III lanthionine synthetase LanKC, with protein sequence MERHRQLWAYTAVDAEFFEPYARHPIAPDDFADMVGRQLPAGWTLQRSGPWLQAQPPACRLPVQGWKIHVASVAATARIVLAITTAILVANDVAFKFAGDLRLLGAINGKRWPRGGAGKFVTVYPADLRMFHRILDDLAEALGGYVGPHVLTDRRHPHCPIVSYRYGGMLSDYRVDGRGRREWLLRRPDGGTEPDDREPRYRVPDWLADPLGSEAGGDGDAPLLCRGRFRPLGALAFSAAGGVYIADDLYEGRRVVIKEARHYIGAAEPATASLRKEFRLLRRLAPHGVAPRPIAYFREWEHSFLAEELLEGETLRLWLGRRYPALRIEPSRADVAAYFDDLCRVFESFAAALDRVHGAGISVGDLSFHNIIVDAAGSVRLIDLETAVEHDFDTVANAWTPGFASRHASRSTHGSAVASDRYAFGANLFAACAPVNALLALDAGALSRFLAQFVEDLGYPQAYADMVVALTHPDPLRRPDPVKAMATLREAVVAMPRDTQPVPHRARPGVPAPGTGERVLAYLEHQALAPRHDRFVPAGPEIFESHPYGVAHGAAGVLHAYQRLGMRAPSNLLPWLCSGVRGQRELGGGLMGGAGGIAWTLFDACESDLAMTLLRGTPLEGAVREDPGLDDGIAGWGMARLKAWLATAERSCLAAACEAGALLLARAEVSNGLLHWPVGERQPLGLGYGASGIALFMLHLHLATGEERYLDASRRALDFDLAQAVPGIDGTSSWPAWVGSGTVLPYLREGTAGVLAVAARLYACTGDARYRQAIVATERDLFRRHAIRPGVFDGLAGLGETLLDLAVFVPDRAALYMDHARSVACGIEPFLLPRDQGFAVPGAELARVSCDLATGNAGVGSFLLRLTQGGAASFMLDEAMPAATQSRCVAA
- a CDS encoding TonB-dependent receptor, coding for MPFLSNEGRALARAIACALSAGTFAAHATSTPDLPPPTTNLHEVRVSATSHGTAVDPDMPAAVETITPAKLERLNIVNTEDALKYLPAFGIRKRFVGDENATFSVRGTSNQQSARGLVYLDGLLLSNLLGNNWANPPRWSMAFAENLARIDVIYGAYSALYPGNSIGATVVMTTRMPDRLEVTGDVQAFTQHVHTYGVDRDYGGSKQSATIGDRSGRFAFLIGVSHLQSNGQPLVYAVQNRSTTVGVNRPVTGAIGDTGATGLPREVLGINAEGQEATSQDEAHARLTYDVTPELTAAATLGYWKQDLSHRTDTFLRDATGNPVWSGPVSIDGRQYTLPTNFFAPSTRQSRNYLYGLSLGTHRDTGWNVEGNVSYFDMDQNRDRTASGVTYDGPGLLTAGDGSRWRTLDIRASHTPDSMAPNTHTVSFGYHYDGYRLDNATYALDAWRRGDAGALTTSNGGSTQTQALYVQDAWQLAERWRLTAGARYEQWRAFNGTRATATASTGYPERKETHTSPKVSLAYAASDALTLRLSGARAYRFPTVNELFQGTFNGISLVNNDPNLKPENDLSRELSAEWYRRNSVTRFTVFRSDTRNTLFSQTDTTVFPNVTSVQNVDLVRTRGAEASYDSTGVFMPWLDLTANAAYTQATTVRNHRNPASEGKQFYRIPRWRANLVATMHASESVALTLAGRYSGRQYNTLDHSDIDPDTFGGASDFLTFDAKVGWTVSEHVALSVGVDNLTNRRYYVYYPYPSRTWLAEAKFRL
- a CDS encoding DUF2946 family protein, producing the protein MALVAVWLAALAPTLSRIDAWRFPDLGAWCEAADAPHHGDEGAGAHDDGGAACGYCTLFAHHPGLAGAIHAGGVPVLSLDGLELTPPNRAFSPQTIFHTHPRGPPVAAHA
- a CDS encoding MFS transporter is translated as MNAVAAPTAQAPATSPLPWLGIVAVLIGAIATTLTSRLTSIGLSDVRGAVSAGFDEGAWIPTAFAASQMFIGPLAIFLGRAFSPRRVLLAGCVAYGVAEFLIPFAPDLRSLLVLQCIAGLGSGTFIPLTASFILLSLPRSLWPWGLAAYAMNIILGLNVASSLEGWYVEHVQWAWIFWQNTLVAIPMLFLYWFGLRRIPIDWDYLRGGDFRGMVTGAIGFTLIYIALDQGDRLDWFSSSFIVGVLAAGIIALGLFLLHETTLPAPSVDFGLLIRRNVMLCILLVLCTRFLVTSSNTLVANFLIQVRGLRPLEVGNALLWVALPQLIIAPTVAWLLNRIDARFAIGVGFAIATAGFLLATGITSEWAEGDFKVALLLQAVGETLELTAVVYFFAHHVGPTDGITFGAIIQTARLFGGELGTSLIISFTRKAEQYHSNLIGQHVQGDSPLTDARLNAYATAVGHLSQGTGTAEARGAGLVAAAIRGQAYTLSILDGFLLASCVGTVAILIVLCLREPPAVATPPAVPPLPDPAAARRT